From a region of the Kwoniella mangroviensis CBS 8507 chromosome 1 map unlocalized Ctg01, whole genome shotgun sequence genome:
- a CDS encoding ATP-dependent RNA helicase FAL1 — MFTSLVEALNLKEDLLRGIYAYNFEKPSAIQQRAIIPIMRGRDVIAQAQSGTGKTATFSISALQSIDTKIRETQVLVLSPTRELAIQIQTVVLALGDYMNVSCHACIGGTSVGEDIRKLEAGQQVVSGTPGRVFDMIRRRNLRTKDIKMLILDESDELLNKGFKDQIYDIYRYLPPATQVVVVSATLPHDVLEMTTKFMTDPIRILVKRDELTLEGIKQFFVAVEKEDWKFDTLCDLYDTLTITQAVIFCNTRRKVDWLTEKMREANFTVSSMHGEMVQKERDAIMAEFRGGQSRVLITTDVWARGIDVQQVSLVINYDLPTSRENYLHRIGRSGRFGRKGVAINFVTVEDVRILRDIEQYYSTQIDEMPMNVTELT; from the exons ATGTTTACTTCCCTAGTCGAGGCGCTCAACTTGAAAGAAGATCTCTTACGAGGTATCTACGCATACAATTTCGAAAAGCCATCTGCTATCCAACAGCGAGCGATCATTCCTATAATGAGAGGGCGAGACGTCatcgctcaagctcaatccGGTACAGGTAAAACTGCAACATTCTCTATCTCAGCTCTACAATCTATCGACACGAAGATTAGAGAAACTCAAGTATTGGTTCTTTCCCCAACAAGAGAATTGGCTATTCAGATCCAAACTGTCGTTCTGGCTTTGGGAGATTACATGAATGTTTCGTGTCATGCTTGTATTGGTGGAACCTCGGTTGGAGAAGATATCAGGAAGTTGGAAGCTGGTCAACAGGTCGTTAGCGGTACGCCTGGTAGAGTGTTTGACAtgatcagaagaaggaatctGAGGACCAAGgacatcaag ATGCTCATCCTCGATGAATCCGATGAACTTCTCAACAAAGGTTTCAAGGACCAAATCTACGATATCTACCGATACCTTCCTCCCGCTACTCAAGTTGTCGTCGTATCTGCTACACTCCCTCACGATGTACTCGAAATGACGACCAAGTTCATGACTGATCCTATCCGAATCTTGGTCAAGCGTGATGAGTTGACTTTGGAAGGTATCAAGCAGTTCTTTGTAGCtgttgagaaagaagattggaaatTTGACACTCTGTGTGACCTGTATGATAC cctcaccatcactcaagCTGTCATTTTCTGTAACACCCGAAGAAAGGTCGATTGGCTTACTGAAAAGATGAGGGAGGCAAACTTTACTGTCAGCAGCATGCATGGTGAGATGGTacagaaagagagagatgctATTATGGCTGAGTTTAGAGgtggtcaaag TCGAGTGCTCATCACCACCGACGTGTGGGCAAGAGGTATCGATGTTCAACAAGTATCATTAGTCATTAACTACGATTTACCCACATCGCGTGAAAACTACTTGCACAGAATAGGTAGATCAGGTCGATTCGGTCGAAAAGGTGTGGCTATCAACTTCGTTACCGTGGAAGATGTCAGGATCTTGCGAGATATCGAACAATATTACTCTACCCAGATTGACGAAATGCCCATGAACGTCACTGAACTTACATAG